Proteins from one Fragaria vesca subsp. vesca linkage group LG6, FraVesHawaii_1.0, whole genome shotgun sequence genomic window:
- the LOC101293032 gene encoding uncharacterized protein LOC101293032 has product MSEIDMYGVDEEEEEFYEAIRILLMAIQAVIYVLYDLVLSIPDESISRPLTRRPVTSNGYIYMNKILDGDPYIFQEVYRMYPDVFRKLCVIIKEKTPLRNTRHICVEEMLATFLLVVGQNNRYSEPRMIFERSHFTVSRSFNKILKALNTIAPEFMAKPPPPDTTPPNIRESTRFYPFFKDCIGAIDGTHIPATVVGREVSRYRNRHGRISQNVLAACNFDLQFIYVLSGWEGSAHYSKVLNDAISRRNGLKVPAEDDPVENEEDNFEWDDFQTQEQQRDNANQWRMSIANQMWAEAQANANNVNNDNEESDHEGEE; this is encoded by the exons ATGTCTGAAATTGATATGTATGGAGTTGATGAAGAGGAAGAAGAGTTTTACGAGGCCATTAGAATTTTATTAATGGCAATACAAGCAGTGATTTATGTGTTATATGATCTTGTGCTCAGCATACCAGATGAAAGTATTAGTCGTCCATTGACTCGGAGACCAGTGACATCAAATGGGTACATATACATGAATAAGATACTGGACGGAGACCCTTATATCTTTCAAGAGGTTTACAGAATGTATCCTGACGTGTTTCGGAAATTGTGTGTCATCATAAAAGAGAAAACACCTTTACGGAATACAAGACACATTTGTGTTGAAGAAATGCTTGCAACCTTTTTACTAGTTGTCGGTCAAAACAATCGATATAGTGAACCTCGAATGATATTCGAGCGATCCCATTTCACTGTTAGCAGAAGTTTCAACAAAATCTTGAAGGCCTTAAATACGATAGCTCCAGAGTTTATGGCTAAACCACCGCCACCTGATACCACACCACCAAACATAAGAGAAAGTACAAGGTTTTATCCTTTCTTTAAG GATTGCATTGGAGCTATTGATGGCACACATATTCCTGCAACGGTTGTTGGACGTGAGGTAAGCAGATACAGAAATCGCCATGGGAGGATATCACAAAATGTGTTAGCAGCTTGCAACTTTGATTTACAATTCATATATGTGCTTAGTGGATGGGAGGGTTCTGCTCATTATTCAAAAGTGTTAAATGATGCTATTTCTAGAAGAAATGGACTCAAAGTACCAGCAG AAGATGATCCGGTAGAGAATGAAGAAGATAATTTTGAATGGGATGATTTTCAAACCCAAGAGCAGCAAAGAGATAATGCTAATCAATGGAGAATGAGTATTGCTAATCAAATGTGGGCAGAAGCTCAAGCAAATGCCAACAATGTAAACAATGACAATGAAGAAAGTGATCATGAAGGAGAAGAATGA
- the LOC101293332 gene encoding uncharacterized protein At2g29880-like: MGDSQGNGKRKDYKTWTAEESNVLLQLMVEGAKLGFRDINGLMRHNSGFGWDPITKRFTAPDEVWADYLKSHPTHAHFRTETFRDYEDLKIAVGNGTATGMGSIGLGDDTDATTYEVGENGSWEMGGIDDLVFDQDNHTFVQNENESSYQENLPSLSRQRTPGNNANAAPHSRAQGKRSRADYEQSSNSKGVATQAEVLENLSTGFGKIVTTFDTICGIMEKRESRDTECWIAIQETPGLTDEASFFALSFLNTKAKQDIFLKMSLDQRRNWITWARI, from the exons ATGGGAGATTCACAAGGAAATGGTAAACGAAAGGATTATAAAACTTGGACCGCGGAAGAGAGCAATGTTTTGCTCCAGCTCATGGTTGAAGGCGCTAAGCTTGGGTTCCGTGATATTAATGGT CTTATGCGTCACAATTCTGGATTTGGGTGGGACCCGATCACAAAGAGATTCACTGCACCTGATGAAGTATGGGCAGACTATTTAAAG TCACATCCAACGCATGCGCATTTTCGGACAGAAACTTTTCGAGACTATGAGGATTTGAAAATTGCAGTTGGTAATGGAACTGCAACTGGGATGGGGTCAATAGGTTTAGGTGATGATACAGATGCCACAACATATGAAGTAGGAGAAAATGGATCTTGGGAAATGGGTGGCATAGATGACTTGGTCTTTGATCAAGATAATCACACCTTTGTGCAAAATGAAAATGAGTCATCGTACCAAGAAAACTTGCCATCTCTTTCCCGACAACGCACCCCAGGTAACAATGCAAATGCTGCACCACATAGCAGGGCTCAAGGCAAAAGAAGTAGAGCTGATTATGAACAAAGTAGCAACTCAAAAGGGGTAGCTACTCAAGCTGAAGTTCTGGAAAACTTATCAACTGGCTTTGGTAAAATTGTCACCACTTTTGATACAATTTGTGGCATAATGGAGAAGAGAGAATCAAGAGACACTGAATGTTGGATTGCTATTCAGGAGACCCCAGGATTAACTGATGAGGCTAGCTTTTTTGCGCTTAGTTTTCTTAACACCAAGGCAAAGCAAGACATCTTCTTGAAGATGAGTCTGGACCAACGACGTAATTGGATCACTTGGGCACGAATTTAA
- the LOC101292733 gene encoding protein IQ-DOMAIN 1-like → MARTKGWFGWVKRLFTPESKTNTKKISNKCRWIFGRLECQHYPSLPVLTASERAFSEATEEQRKHALIVARATAVAAKAAVAAAQAAAEVVRLAGSSQSFHHFTMMDRNFAATKIQSAYRAHLARKALRALRGLVRLQAIVRGRAVRRQLISLKRLPSNRKGQTEVMKRSISTTDVRCNGSEKKHLSMSKGVLDEKEITILCSSNQIRWDDSLISKEDIDAIWLRKQEARIKRERMKKYSFSVRESRNEKMLEESNGSTGGMFGTSQVKLRHLRNEYSVEEKQADELAESLNDLFSSVSTMIKSELQGTTNHMELLEKMNLRVAEEYKGFGDVASGLSVFVEQLKSKSGGFDEYVKQIDAIDQQVTEFEAVVSVLDKHVTMLESKLSTVCVSQSVVFLVSVVRACFVSIKFVFCFSKY, encoded by the exons ATGGCAAGAACAAAGGGCTGGTTTGGCTGGGTGAAGAGGCTCTTTACTCCTGAATCAAAGACAAACACAAAAAAG ATATCAAACAAGTGCAGATGGATTTTTGGAAGGCTTGAATGTCAGCACTACCCTTCTCTGCCTGTGCTCACAGCATCAGAAAGAGCATTTAGTGAAGCTACAGAAGAGCAGAGAAAACATGCATTGATTGTTGCAAGAGCAACAGCGGTTGCAGCCAAGGCAGCTGTAGCTGCTGCCCAAGCTGCGGCTGAGGTTGTGCGCCTAGCGGGATCTTCTCAATCTTTCCACCATTTCACAATGATGGACAGGAACTTTGCTGCCACTAAAATTCAAAGTGCTTATCGCGCGCATCTT GCCAGGAAAGCATTGCGAGCCTTGCGAGGACTGGTCAGGCTTCAAGCCATAGTTCGTGGCCGAGCTGTGAGGCGTCAACTTATCTCTTTGAAGCGGTTGCCATCTAACAGAAAAGGGCAGACAGAGGTTATGAAAAGGAGCATCTCTACCACAGATGTCAGATGCAATGGTAGCGAAAAGAAGCATCTCAGCATGTCAAAAGGGGTGTTGGATGAGAAAGAAATAACA ATTTTATGCAGCAGCAATCAGATAAGGTGGGATGACAGTCTAATTTCAAAAGAGGACATTGATGCAATATGGCTAAGAAAGCAAGAGGCCAGAATCAAAAGAGAGCGGATGAAGAAATACTCGTTCTCTGTCCGG GAAAGCAGGAATGAGAAAATGTTAGAAGAGTCAAATGGTAGTACTGGTGGAATGTTTGGAACTTCACAAGTTAAACTGAGACATTTGAGAAATGAATATTCAGTGGAAG AGAAGCAAGCCGACGAGCTCGCCGAGTCTCTCAACGACCTCTTCTCCAGCGTCTCCACCATGATCAAATCCGAGCTCCAGGGAACAACCAACCACATGGAGCTGTTGGAGAAGATGAATCTGAGAGTCGCCGAGGAATACAAAGGCTTCGGCGACGTGGCCTCCGGGCTCAGCGTCTTCGTGGAGCAGCTCAAGTCCAAAAGCGGCGGCTTCGACGAGTATGTCAAGCAGATTGATGCCATAGATCAGCAAGTCACCGAGTTCGAAGCTGTGGTTTCTGTGCTTGATAAACATGTGACCATGTTGGAGTCCAAATTAAGTACAGTCTGTGTATCACAATCCGTGGTCTTCCTAGTTTCAGTTGTTCGTGCTTGTTTCGTGTCTATAAAATTTGTGTTCTGTTTCTCTAAGTACTAA
- the LOC101302956 gene encoding probable inactive purple acid phosphatase 16-like: MMMMGRRQRLLCCFTIFTCVYLYTLVLALPTKPDGDHRLLRPGGEPFKIALFADLHFGEAAWTDWGPLQDVNSVRVMSTVLDHESPDFVIYLGDVVTANNIAIKNASLYWDQAISPTRARGIPWASVFGNHDDAAFEWPMEWFSGPGIPELRCSVANSSCSGEEECSFRGTQRLELMKNEIVLSSLSYSQYGPKELWPSVSNYVLQVSSSNNPGSPVAVLYFLDSGGGSYPEVLSSAQAEWFQQKALEINPDTRVPELIFWHIPSRAYKKVAPRFGIHKPCVGSINKERVATQDAETGIMKLLAERVSVKAIFVGHNHGLDWCCPYEKLWLCFARHTGYGGYGNWTRGARIVEITQKPFSIKSWIRMEDGSVRSELVLSP, encoded by the exons ATGATGATGATGGGAAGAAGGCAGAGACTGTTGTGCTGCTTCACCATCTTTACATGTGTGTATCTCTACACCCTTGTCCTCGCTCTGCCAACCAAACCGGACGGCGATCACCGTCTGCTACGCCCCGGTGGCGAGCCTTTCAAGATCGCTCTCTTTGCCGACCTGCATTTCGGAGAGGCCGCCTGGACCGACTGGGGTCCACTCCAAGATGTTAACTCCGTCAGAGTCATGTCCACTGTGCTTGATCATGAATCCCCAG ATTTTGTTATCTATCTTGGAGATGTTGTCACGGCCAACAATATAGCAATAAAAAATGCAAGCTTGTATTGGGATCAGGCAATTTCTCCAACAAGAGCCAGAGGAATACCTTGGGCCAGTGTTTTTGGAAACCATGATGATGCAGCATTTGAGTGGCCAATGGAGTGGTTTTCAGGTCCTGGAATTCCTGAACTTCGTTGCTCTGTTGCCAATTCCTCTTGCTCAG GAGAAGAAGAGTGTAGCTTCAGAGGCACACAACGTCTGGAGTTAATGAAAAATGAGATTGTACTTAGCTCTCTTTCATACTCTCAATACGGTCCTAAAGAACTTTGGCCTAGTGTTTCCAACTATGTCCTCCAAGTTTCTTCATCAAACAATCCAGGGTCACCTGTGGCAGTTTTATATTTCCTAGATTCTGGTGGTGGTTCCTACCCAGAAGTTTTATCAAGTGCCCAAGCAGAATGGTTCCAGCAGAAAGCTTTAGAGATTAACCCTGATACAAG GGTGCCTGAGCTTATCTTTTGGCATATTCCAAGTCGTGCTTACAAGAAAGTGGCTCCAAGATTTGGTATACACAAGCCTTGTGTTGGTTCAATTAACAAGGAGAGAGTAGCAACTCAAGATGCTGAAACTGGTATCATGAAACTTCTGGCTGAAAGAGTTTCTGTCAAG GCAATATTTGTAGGACACAACCATGGATTGGACTGGTGCTGCCCTTATGAGAAACTGTGGCTATGCTTTGCTAGGCATACTGGTTATGGTGGCTATGGAAACTGGACTAGAGGAGCTAGAATTGTAGAAATCACCCAGAAGCCTTTCTCTATTAAATCTTGGATAAGAATGGAGGATGGTAGTGTTCGTAGTGAACTTGTCTTGAGTCCTTAG